A single Nicotiana tabacum cultivar K326 chromosome 5, ASM71507v2, whole genome shotgun sequence DNA region contains:
- the LOC107797201 gene encoding vinorine synthase-like has translation MERKIEIVSVELIKPLSPTPNHLRCYEFSLLDQMAVDMSVPLALFYPPPLDGGESSRLLLLKKSLSEILARFYPFAGRIKDNSVECNDDGVPFYEAFAHNYQLEDVLRKPAYVNERFLPTTVEEGSFMSDSALYPLLVQVTLFNCGGMAIGIRASHKVADCATLCTLINAWSTIARGTIEGVVPEFVAAAKFLPPPIPHVQPKPMNFDVPKDLVDKKLVAKFIAFDASTITSLKAKAVSDSVQMPSRVEVVSAVIWKCAMVASGNETRLSKLVHNVNIRKRLVPPLPNHCVGNVVTPATACKGENDGSDLPTLVTCIRKALSELSSKYVDFKQNRDEAIFAIPYDAAEIFAARFRGEIEIHISSLCTYPFYDVDFGWGKPSWVSLIRSFGVGTVILMDSRDSGGVDAWVYLKDKDNMLVFEQELQLLAFGSAK, from the coding sequence ATGGAAAGAAAGATTGAGATAGTTTCTGTGGAGCTCATTAAACCTCTTTCTCCTACTCCCAATCACCTTAGATGCTACGAATTTTCTCTTCTGGACCAAATGGCTGTAGACATGTCTGTTCCCTTAGCTCTATTCTATCCTCCTCCCTTAGATGGCGGCGAATCATCAAGATTActccttttgaagaaatcttTGTCTGAAATTCTTGCTCGGTTTTACCCTTTTGCTGGCCGAATTAAGGATAACTCAGTTGAATGCAACGACGATGGAGTACCCTTTTACGAGGCTTTTGCTCATAACTATCAGTTGGAAGATGTTCTTAGAAAGCCTGCATATGTCAATGAAAGGTTCCTCCCAACTACTGTTGAAGAGGGATCATTCATGTCTGATTCAGCCTTATATCCCCTACTTGTTCAAGTCACCCTCTTCAATTGTGGAGGTATGGCTATCGGTATACGTGCTTCTCACAAAGTTGCTGATTGTGCCACATTGTGCACTCTCATCAATGCCTGGTCAACAATTGCTCGAGGTACCATTGAAGGCGTTGTGCCAGAATTCGTTGCTGCTGCAAAATTCTTGCCACCACCAATTCCCCATGTTCAAcccaagcctatgaactttgacgTACCCAAAGATCTTGTTGATAAGAAACTTGTCGCTAAATTTATTGCCTTTGATGCTTCTACAATAACATCCCTCAAGGCTAAGGCTGTCAGTGATTCAGTACAAATGCCTAGTCGCGTTGAAGTTGTATCAGCTGTGATATGGAAATGTGCCATGGTTGCTTCAGGGAACGAGACAAGGTTATCTAAATTGGTGCACAATGTAAATATACGAAAGCGTCTTGTCCCTCCATTACCAAACCATTGTGTAGGAAACGTTGTTACACCTGCCACAGCATGTAAAGGCGAGAATGATGGCTCTGACTTGCCCACTTTGGTCACTTGTATAAGAAAAGCATTATCAGAATTGAGTTCCAAATATGTGGATTTTAAACAAAATCGAGATGAGGCAATATTTGCTATTCCCTATGACGCTGCGGAGATCTTTGCAGCACGTTTCCGAGGCGAGATAGAGATACATATTAGTAGCTTGTGTACCTACCCATTTTACGATGTTGATTTTGGCTGGGGAAAACCTTCATGGGTAAGCTTAATTCGATCTTTTGGCGTAGGTACTGTTATATTGATGGATTCAAGAGATAGTGGCGGAGTAGACGCATGGGTATACTTGAAAGACAAAGACAATATGTTAGTTTTTGAGCAAGAGCTGCAGCTGCTAGCATTTGGATCTGCCAAATAA
- the LOC142181070 gene encoding uncharacterized protein LOC142181070 — protein sequence MNKQVAEQVTPLVPENSNREKPARSIHCNFDTDLQRSGGKPMAQKMLDPGSFTIPCTIGSYAFAKALCDLGASINLMPLAVYTKLGIGRARPTSMLLQLADCTVKRPTGILDDVLVQVGKFVSLADFVILDCQVDEEIPFILGRPF from the exons atgaataAGCAAGTTGCAGAACAGGTGACACCTCTTGTACCAGAAAATTCTAACAGAGAGAAGCCAGCAa GATCTATCCATTGTAACTTTGACACAGACCTGCAGCGCAGTGGTGGCAAACCGATGGCTCAAAAGATGTTGGACCCAGGTAGCTTCACTATTCCCTGCACAATTGGAAGTTATGCCTTTGCAAAGgcgttgtgtgatttgggagccagcataaatctgatgccgctGGCTGTGTACACCAAACTGGGCATTGGTAGAGCTAGGCCAACTTCAATGCTGCTACAGCTGGCTGACTGCACAGTGAAGAGGCCCACTGGTattcttgatgatgtgttggtacaaGTGGGGAAATTCGTGTCCCTTGCAGACTTTGTTATCTTGGATTGTCAGGTGGATGAGGAGATACCCTTTATTTTAGGGAGACCATTTTAA